A stretch of [Clostridium] scindens DNA encodes these proteins:
- the codY gene encoding GTP-sensing pleiotropic transcriptional regulator CodY, which translates to MSVQLLDKTRKINKLLHNNNSSKVVFNDICEVLTEILDSNVLVVSKKGKVLGGSNCEGVPIIKELLEQEVGRHIDDMLNERLLSILSTKENVNLQTLGFSEEAVKGYQAIITPIDIAGERLGTLFIYKRDQMYEIDDIILSEYGTTVVGLEMLRSVNEESAEETRKEHIVQSAISTLSYSELEAIIHIFEELDGTEGILVASKIADRVGITRSVIVNALRKFESAGVIESRSSGMKGTYIKVVNDYVFTELEHIKAERAK; encoded by the coding sequence ATGAGTGTACAATTGTTAGATAAAACCAGAAAAATCAACAAATTACTGCATAATAATAATTCCAGCAAGGTCGTATTCAATGATATCTGCGAAGTGCTTACTGAAATACTGGATTCCAATGTCCTGGTAGTCAGTAAAAAGGGAAAAGTGCTGGGCGGCAGTAATTGCGAGGGAGTTCCAATTATCAAGGAACTGCTGGAGCAGGAAGTCGGGAGGCATATCGACGATATGCTGAATGAGCGCCTGCTGAGTATTTTATCCACCAAGGAGAATGTAAACCTGCAGACCCTTGGATTTTCGGAAGAGGCGGTGAAGGGCTATCAGGCCATCATCACCCCCATTGATATTGCAGGCGAGCGTCTGGGAACATTATTTATCTATAAGAGAGACCAGATGTATGAAATTGATGACATTATTTTAAGTGAATATGGAACAACGGTAGTAGGACTTGAGATGCTCAGGTCCGTAAATGAGGAGAGCGCTGAAGAGACCAGGAAGGAGCATATCGTCCAGTCGGCTATCAGCACCCTGTCCTATTCAGAACTGGAAGCGATCATCCATATTTTTGAGGAACTGGATGGCACGGAGGGAATCCTGGTTGCCAGCAAGATCGCAGACCGGGTAGGGATTACCAGATCCGTGATTGTTAATGCGCTCCGGAAATTTGAAAGCGCCGGAGTGATCGAGTCACGCTCTTCCGGTATGAAGGGAACCTATATCAAGGTCGTAAATGATTATGTATTTACGGAACTGGAACATATCAAGGCAGAACGTGCAAAATAA